A window from Bufo bufo chromosome 1, aBufBuf1.1, whole genome shotgun sequence encodes these proteins:
- the LOC120992817 gene encoding IgGFc-binding protein-like, whose product MGFFKLSAVFLLALLQWKVHGDDSPPLNCPPNSTYDVIGLCDTNCSNIVKPSKGPCFDIGILTCKCDAGLLAQTETYGESVQCVKPEDCKVPCGPNQHYEFCGSACPPTCEEPNGPENCIAVCSPKCVCDEGYVLSGETCVKPTECY is encoded by the exons ATGGGCTTCTTCAAATTATCTGCTGTCTTCTTGCTTGCAC TCTTGCAGTGGAAGGTCCACGGTGATGACAGTCCAC CTTTGAATTGTCCTCCAAACAGCACATATGACGTCATCGGATTGTGTGACACAAACTGCTCCAACATAGTTAAACCTTCTAAAGGACCTTGTTTTGATATTGGAATACTAACCTGTAAATGTGACGCAGGACTCCTGGCTCAGACCGAGACTTATGGGGAATCTGTACAGTGCGTCAAACCAGAAGACTGCAAAGTCCCCTGTGGTCCCAACCAGCACTATGAGTTCTGCGGATCCGCCTGCCCACCAACATGTGAAGAACCAAATGGCCCTGAAAACTGTATTGCAGTGTGTTCTCCAAAATGTGTCTGTGATGAGGGATATGTTCTTTCTGGAGAAACATGTGTAAAGCCAACAGAATGTTATTAA